Proteins encoded within one genomic window of Acinetobacter sp. WCHA55:
- a CDS encoding MFS transporter — protein sequence MVSLALMMGTMGTALASPLYPLYQALWHLVPSQITYIFVAYMFGCLATLLFLGRTSNSIGYLRTLQVGLVFISIGLVISAYAPDALILSLGRFIIGIASGLMTTSALLGLMYTVPKSHQQIAPQLSSIITAVGFGLGPLIGGLIAQFSEYPLVSPYLPVILGAVLCFFGLFWVESPTFTAQPFSMAPKLLRPEVQYHQLFLIVGFTAFSAFAAFSLFASLSPSFVRDILPWHGPLISGSAITSILIVSAVVQYFARSIPAYKSLNYGLITLIASLGLLALCMLFQLSIFFFISDFLVGVGHGLTLIGSFGLIHAMTTLENRAAVMSTYLFIGYLGTIVPIVAVGYLADHFGLSFGVISFCIAIALLCFYLWFGHKSSIRLA from the coding sequence ATGGTCAGCCTCGCCTTAATGATGGGAACCATGGGGACTGCCTTAGCCAGCCCACTTTACCCACTGTATCAAGCTTTATGGCATCTGGTGCCGAGTCAGATCACCTATATTTTTGTGGCTTATATGTTTGGTTGTCTTGCAACTTTACTGTTTCTTGGTCGGACCAGTAATAGCATTGGCTATTTACGCACCTTACAAGTGGGGTTGGTTTTTATCAGCATCGGGTTGGTGATTTCCGCTTATGCTCCTGATGCTCTCATTTTATCTTTGGGGCGCTTTATTATTGGTATTGCATCTGGTTTGATGACCACTTCGGCCTTACTGGGACTGATGTATACCGTGCCCAAAAGCCATCAACAGATTGCACCACAACTCAGTTCAATTATTACCGCAGTAGGCTTTGGCTTAGGCCCACTAATTGGTGGCCTGATAGCTCAATTTTCAGAATACCCTTTGGTCAGTCCTTATCTACCCGTTATTCTTGGCGCTGTACTGTGTTTCTTTGGTTTATTTTGGGTTGAGTCTCCCACATTTACCGCACAGCCCTTTAGTATGGCCCCAAAGCTACTCCGACCAGAAGTGCAATATCATCAGTTGTTTTTGATAGTTGGATTTACCGCATTTAGTGCCTTTGCTGCGTTTAGCTTATTTGCATCCTTATCCCCTTCATTTGTGCGGGATATTTTGCCGTGGCACGGCCCTCTCATCAGCGGTTCAGCCATTACCAGTATTCTCATTGTCTCTGCCGTGGTGCAGTATTTTGCCAGAAGCATTCCTGCTTATAAGAGTCTCAACTATGGTTTAATCACCTTGATTGCAAGCCTAGGCCTTTTGGCGCTGTGTATGCTATTTCAACTGAGTATATTTTTCTTTATTAGTGATTTTCTCGTTGGTGTCGGACATGGCCTGACCTTGATTGGTTCCTTTGGTCTCATTCATGCCATGACCACCCTAGAAAATCGTGCTGCAGTGATGTCTACTTATCTTTTTATTGGTTATTTGGGTACGATTGTGCCCATTGTGGCCGTCGGATATCTGGCAGATCACTTTGGATTAAGTTTCGGGGTCATTAGCTTTTGCATTGCCATCGCTTTATTGTGTTTTTATCTGTGGTTTGGACATAAGAGCAGTATACGTCTGGCTTAA